From Acinetobacter suaedae, one genomic window encodes:
- the pyrH gene encoding UMP kinase has translation MSTSKNPRYARILLKLSGEALAGNKDMGIDAQVLDQMSLSIAHLVGLGVQVGIVVGGGNLYRGSQLQKDGLVGRVTGDQMGMLATVMNGLAMRDALVRRNIKTRLMSALSIGTVVEPYSSRDAIRHLSQGEVCVFVAGTGNPFFTTDTAACLRGIEIEANLILKATKVDGVYNKDPSKYDDAVKYDNLTFDQVLDEKLGVMDLTAICLCRDHNVPLQVFDMNKSGALLSVVMGEKEGTHVTN, from the coding sequence ATGTCAACGTCTAAGAATCCACGTTATGCACGAATTTTGCTAAAGCTCTCAGGTGAAGCGTTAGCAGGAAATAAAGATATGGGTATTGATGCCCAAGTTTTAGATCAAATGTCGCTTTCAATTGCTCACTTAGTTGGTCTAGGTGTGCAGGTTGGTATCGTTGTTGGTGGTGGTAACTTATACCGCGGAAGCCAATTACAAAAAGATGGTTTGGTTGGGCGTGTAACAGGCGATCAAATGGGCATGTTGGCAACGGTGATGAATGGTTTGGCGATGCGTGATGCATTGGTTCGTCGCAATATTAAAACACGCTTAATGTCAGCATTATCAATAGGAACGGTTGTTGAGCCATATTCTAGTCGTGATGCAATTCGCCATTTAAGTCAGGGTGAAGTCTGTGTTTTTGTTGCAGGTACTGGTAATCCATTTTTTACAACAGATACAGCAGCTTGCTTACGTGGTATTGAGATTGAAGCGAATTTGATCTTGAAAGCAACAAAAGTAGATGGTGTATATAATAAAGATCCAAGTAAATATGATGATGCTGTAAAATACGACAATCTGACTTTTGATCAAGTGCTTGATGAAAAGCTTGGTGTTATGGATCTTACCGCAATTTGCTTATGTCGTGACCATAATGTGCCATTACAAGTATTTGATATGAACAAATCTGGCGCATTGCTTTCTGTTGTAATGGGCGAAAAAGAAGGGACTCACGTTACGAACTAA
- a CDS encoding phosphatidate cytidylyltransferase produces MFERIITALVLVAVVLSCMFATQSHYPMFVLMILAAGVAGYEWFKLMPRSVQTSVSKPKAWVYGGFVALVSTLALFYDDVALLLWAASILTWLGSIYWVKNYPESDNWYNPSLYLIGFILISAAVTALYAVWHSSPWWLMYLFLLVWGADSGAYFVGRKFGQKKLAPSVSPNKSLEGLYGGIATTIIIMLIVQYFYLNLTAVQLILFFILSIVTVFASVLGDLFESMIKRRAGIKDSGRVLPGHGGVLDRIDSLLAAAPIFATGMYILKLIGVDL; encoded by the coding sequence ATGTTTGAGCGGATTATTACCGCATTGGTGTTAGTTGCAGTTGTTTTAAGTTGCATGTTTGCAACGCAATCACATTATCCAATGTTTGTGCTTATGATTTTAGCTGCTGGGGTGGCGGGTTATGAGTGGTTTAAACTGATGCCTCGTAGCGTTCAAACATCGGTCTCAAAACCGAAAGCATGGGTTTATGGTGGTTTTGTTGCACTGGTTTCTACACTTGCATTGTTCTATGATGATGTTGCACTTTTACTTTGGGCTGCATCTATTCTCACCTGGTTAGGTAGTATTTATTGGGTTAAGAACTATCCTGAATCAGATAACTGGTACAATCCGTCATTATATCTTATTGGTTTTATCTTAATCTCTGCTGCAGTCACTGCACTTTATGCGGTTTGGCATAGTTCACCGTGGTGGTTGATGTATCTGTTCTTGCTCGTCTGGGGAGCGGATAGTGGTGCATATTTTGTTGGGCGAAAATTTGGCCAAAAGAAGCTTGCGCCATCTGTGAGCCCAAATAAATCGCTAGAAGGTCTATATGGTGGTATTGCAACAACAATAATTATTATGTTGATTGTTCAATACTTCTACTTAAATCTAACAGCAGTTCAGTTGATCCTATTTTTTATCTTATCCATCGTTACCGTGTTTGCATCGGTTTTAGGTGATCTATTTGAATCAATGATTAAACGCCGAGCTGGAATTAAAGATTCTGGGCGTGTGTTGCCAGGTCATGGTGGTGTACTTGATCGTATTGATTCGTTGCTCGCTGCAGCACCTATTTTCGCTACAGGAATGTATATTTTAAAACTTATTGGTGTAGATCTTTAA
- the rimO gene encoding 30S ribosomal protein S12 methylthiotransferase RimO — MKTPKVGFVSLGCPKALVDSERILTQLKTEGYQVASDYDGADLVVINTCGFIESAVQESLDAIGEAMNENGRVIVTGCLGKDEDKIRQMHPNVLKVTGAAAYQDVMEAVHEYVPAPPKHNPFIDLVPEQGVRLTPKHYAYLKISEGCNHRCTFCIIPSMRGDLVSRPVGSVLEEAAALKRAGVKEVLVISQDTSAYGVDTKYKLDFWNGQPVKTKFYDMCEALGQLGIWVRLHYVYPYPHVDAVIDLMAQGKILPYLDIPFQHASPRILKLMKRPAHSENTLERLKLWREKCPELVIRSTFVVGFPGETEEDFQMLLDWLKEAQLDRVGCFTYSPVEGATANDLPDHVPEEIKQERYERFMEVQQEISAAKLQKRIGQRMTVLVDSLEEEFPVAVARSYADAPEIDGNVFVEDIDKSVIQAGNLLEVEITDADEYDLFAKLIAIKST; from the coding sequence ATGAAGACCCCCAAAGTCGGTTTTGTATCTTTAGGTTGTCCTAAGGCATTGGTAGATTCTGAACGAATTTTAACTCAGTTAAAGACTGAAGGTTATCAAGTTGCATCAGATTATGATGGTGCGGATTTGGTTGTGATTAACACCTGTGGTTTTATTGAATCTGCAGTACAAGAGTCTTTAGATGCGATTGGCGAAGCCATGAACGAAAATGGTCGAGTTATCGTTACAGGTTGCCTTGGTAAGGACGAAGATAAAATCCGCCAAATGCACCCAAATGTTTTAAAAGTAACAGGTGCTGCGGCATATCAAGATGTGATGGAAGCTGTGCATGAGTATGTGCCAGCACCACCAAAACATAATCCATTTATTGATTTAGTGCCTGAGCAAGGGGTGCGTTTAACACCGAAGCATTATGCTTACTTAAAAATTTCTGAAGGCTGTAATCACCGTTGTACATTCTGCATCATTCCAAGTATGCGTGGCGATCTCGTATCTCGTCCTGTTGGTTCTGTATTAGAGGAAGCAGCAGCATTGAAGCGAGCAGGTGTCAAAGAAGTTTTAGTGATTTCTCAAGATACTTCTGCTTATGGTGTGGATACCAAATATAAATTAGATTTTTGGAATGGGCAGCCAGTAAAAACCAAATTCTATGATATGTGTGAGGCACTAGGTCAATTAGGTATATGGGTGCGTTTACATTACGTTTATCCTTATCCACATGTTGATGCTGTCATTGATTTGATGGCGCAAGGTAAAATCCTTCCATATTTAGATATTCCTTTCCAGCATGCTAGTCCACGCATTTTAAAATTAATGAAGCGTCCAGCGCATAGTGAAAATACGTTGGAACGTTTGAAATTGTGGCGTGAAAAATGCCCTGAATTGGTGATCCGTTCTACTTTTGTTGTAGGCTTTCCAGGTGAAACAGAAGAAGACTTTCAGATGCTCTTAGATTGGTTGAAAGAGGCACAGCTTGATCGTGTTGGTTGCTTTACCTACTCACCAGTTGAGGGCGCTACAGCAAATGATTTACCAGATCATGTACCAGAAGAAATAAAGCAAGAGCGTTATGAGCGTTTTATGGAGGTTCAGCAAGAAATATCTGCCGCAAAACTGCAAAAACGTATTGGTCAGAGAATGACAGTACTTGTTGACAGTCTGGAAGAAGAATTTCCTGTTGCTGTCGCACGTTCATATGCTGATGCACCAGAGATTGATGGTAATGTTTTTGTTGAAGATATTGATAAGAGTGTGATTCAAGCGGGTAACTTGCTTGAGGTCGAAATTACTGATGCAGATGAATATGATTTATTTGCAAAGTTAATTGCGATTAAATCTACTTAA
- the uppS gene encoding polyprenyl diphosphate synthase, protein MTSSEEQHLPQHVAIIMDGNNRFAKKNQMQKGDGHREGKNVLDPVVEHCKRVGVRALTVFAFSSENWNRPQYEVDLLMQLLKETIYEQLPRMEKFNIALRFIGDRSRLSDELRDLMQEAERKTAAFDSMTLSIAISYGGMWDMAHAAKSIAEDVVAGKIQTDQINVDLFDKYVSLNDLPAVDLLIRTGGDYRLSNFLLWQAAYAELYFTDTLWPEFTIKELDHAFRVFSGRERRFGKTSEQIQQAKIEN, encoded by the coding sequence ATGACCTCATCAGAAGAACAGCATCTTCCTCAACATGTTGCCATCATTATGGATGGCAACAATCGTTTCGCTAAAAAAAATCAAATGCAAAAAGGTGATGGGCATCGTGAGGGTAAAAATGTCCTAGATCCTGTCGTTGAACACTGTAAAAGAGTTGGTGTTCGTGCATTAACTGTTTTTGCATTCTCAAGTGAAAACTGGAATCGACCACAATATGAGGTTGATTTATTGATGCAATTGCTCAAAGAAACCATTTATGAGCAATTACCTCGTATGGAAAAATTCAATATTGCATTACGTTTTATTGGTGATCGTTCTCGACTGTCTGATGAACTACGTGATTTGATGCAAGAAGCTGAACGGAAAACTGCGGCTTTTGATTCAATGACTCTTTCAATTGCAATTAGCTATGGTGGTATGTGGGATATGGCACATGCAGCGAAGTCTATTGCTGAAGATGTAGTTGCAGGAAAAATTCAAACGGATCAGATAAATGTTGATTTATTTGATAAATATGTCAGTCTAAATGATCTACCAGCTGTCGATTTGTTGATTCGTACAGGCGGTGATTATCGTTTATCTAATTTCTTGCTTTGGCAGGCAGCTTATGCGGAATTATATTTTACCGATACTTTGTGGCCTGAGTTTACGATCAAGGAGCTAGATCACGCATTTCGTGTTTTTTCAGGGCGTGAGCGACGTTTTGGTAAAACTTCTGAACAAATTCAACAAGCGAAAATAGAGAATTAA
- the rseP gene encoding RIP metalloprotease RseP: MNALFMIVAAILLLGPLIAIHEFGHYWVARKLGVKVLVYSIGFGPTLLKWQSKKSGIQYQLSALPLGGYVKMLDEREGNVAEKDLPYAFNRQSPWKRIAIVAAGPLVNLLFAVLLFWILFLPAQEQLNTRIGKIMPNTPAAQVDLQVGDKVIAVDSQPTPTWEKLNFALINRIGESGQVSVVVDRNGAEKQFNLPIQNFLKDQSQSPLDALGFLPYRPMIPAVVKELTADGAAIRQGMKEGDHIVAINNVAMNDWFDVVNVVQSSPEKLLNIDVIRQGELVHLQMIPRGQRDNMGNVTGALGVKSDAGKVIIPNEYKQKIQYTPLEALGVAFDKTVQLSQMIFNSIVKMIRGLIGLDNLSGPITIAKVAGQSAEMGWQTFISFMALMSVSLGILNLLPIPMLDGGHLVYYFIEIIRGKPVSEQIQILGLKVGMLLLGSMMLLALFNDFMRL; the protein is encoded by the coding sequence ATGAATGCACTATTTATGATTGTTGCAGCGATTTTATTACTCGGTCCACTGATTGCAATTCATGAATTTGGTCATTATTGGGTCGCACGTAAATTGGGTGTCAAGGTCTTGGTTTATTCCATTGGTTTTGGCCCAACTTTGTTGAAGTGGCAATCAAAAAAGTCTGGTATCCAATACCAACTCTCTGCATTACCTTTAGGTGGTTATGTCAAGATGCTCGATGAGCGAGAGGGAAATGTTGCTGAAAAAGATCTTCCCTATGCGTTTAATCGACAATCACCTTGGAAAAGAATCGCGATTGTTGCTGCAGGACCATTGGTTAATTTGCTTTTTGCAGTATTACTTTTTTGGATTCTCTTCTTGCCAGCACAAGAGCAGTTAAATACACGTATAGGCAAGATCATGCCAAATACGCCTGCTGCTCAGGTTGATTTACAGGTAGGTGATAAGGTGATTGCCGTAGATAGCCAACCAACACCAACTTGGGAAAAGTTAAACTTTGCATTAATTAACCGTATTGGTGAGTCTGGACAGGTTTCTGTTGTAGTAGATCGCAATGGAGCTGAAAAGCAGTTTAATTTACCGATCCAAAATTTTCTTAAAGATCAAAGCCAGTCTCCTTTGGATGCTTTAGGATTTTTGCCTTATCGTCCTATGATTCCGGCCGTTGTAAAAGAATTGACAGCAGATGGTGCTGCAATACGTCAAGGAATGAAGGAAGGTGACCACATTGTTGCGATTAATAATGTGGCAATGAATGACTGGTTTGATGTGGTTAATGTGGTTCAAAGCTCTCCTGAAAAACTACTAAATATTGATGTGATACGCCAAGGTGAGTTGGTTCATTTGCAAATGATTCCACGTGGCCAACGTGACAATATGGGCAATGTTACAGGTGCCTTAGGGGTTAAAAGTGATGCAGGTAAGGTCATAATCCCTAATGAATATAAACAAAAGATTCAGTACACACCTCTAGAAGCTTTGGGTGTTGCTTTTGATAAAACAGTCCAGCTCTCGCAAATGATTTTTAACTCAATTGTTAAAATGATACGAGGCTTGATTGGCTTGGATAATTTGTCTGGTCCAATCACCATTGCGAAGGTTGCTGGACAAAGTGCAGAAATGGGATGGCAAACTTTTATTTCTTTCATGGCTCTTATGAGTGTGAGCTTAGGAATTTTAAATTTATTACCAATCCCTATGCTTGATGGTGGGCACCTCGTTTATTACTTCATCGAGATCATTCGTGGAAAGCCTGTTTCTGAACAAATACAGATATTGGGTCTAAAAGTTGGTATGTTACTGCTCGGTAGCATGATGCTTTTGGCTTTATTTAACGACTTCATGCGTTTATAA
- the frr gene encoding ribosome recycling factor, producing MINDLKKDSEQRMQKTLESLEQGFAKVRTGRAHPSILNGVMVPYYGSDVPLNQVANVGVEDSRTLIVQPFERTMVSAIDKAIRESDLGLNPITADSIRVPLPALTEETRRDMQKVARAEAENAKIAIRNIRRDVLSDIKALLKEKEISEDDDRRAADDIQKITDKYVAEVDKRLAAKEAELMKV from the coding sequence ATGATTAACGATCTCAAAAAAGATAGCGAACAGCGCATGCAGAAAACGCTTGAATCTTTGGAGCAAGGTTTTGCCAAGGTTCGTACTGGGCGTGCTCATCCATCTATTTTAAATGGTGTGATGGTTCCTTACTATGGTTCTGACGTTCCGCTTAATCAAGTTGCAAACGTAGGTGTTGAAGACTCTCGCACATTAATTGTTCAGCCATTTGAACGTACAATGGTGTCTGCAATTGATAAGGCGATTCGTGAAAGTGACTTGGGATTAAATCCTATTACTGCTGACTCAATTCGTGTACCTCTTCCAGCACTTACAGAAGAAACTCGTCGTGATATGCAGAAGGTTGCTCGTGCAGAGGCTGAAAATGCGAAAATTGCGATCCGTAACATTCGTCGTGATGTATTAAGTGATATTAAGGCATTATTAAAAGAAAAAGAAATTTCTGAAGATGATGATCGCCGTGCAGCTGATGATATCCAGAAAATTACGGACAAATATGTTGCTGAAGTTGATAAGCGTCTTGCAGCGAAAGAAGCAGAATTGATGAAGGTCTGA
- the ispC gene encoding 1-deoxy-D-xylulose-5-phosphate reductoisomerase, with protein sequence MTQAVCILGVTGSIGQSTLRVLQQHPDQYSVFAVSAYSRLDELLEICKKYHPKIVVVPNEKALELQQRFKQANINNIEILTDEAGLIAIAEHSEVDIVMAAIVGAAGLLPTLAAVKAGKRVLLANKEALVMSGDIMMQAAKRHNALLLPVDSEHNAIFQSLPHNYLDAERTGQPQLGVSRILLTASGGPFLNHSLDQLSSVTPQQACKHPNWSMGQKISVDSATLMNKGLELIEACHLFSISEHFVTVVIHPQSIIHSMVQYVDGSTLAQMGNPDMCTPIAHALAWPKRLATDVPALNLFDTAQLNFQAPDMVKFPALDLARQSMRAGGLAPTILNAANEIAVAAFLQRRIRFIEIPQVVEHTLQAVQNAKAENIDIILHTDMIARRVAELYIVDMGG encoded by the coding sequence ATGACTCAAGCTGTATGTATATTGGGTGTTACTGGCTCAATTGGACAAAGTACTTTAAGAGTATTGCAACAACACCCTGATCAATACTCTGTATTTGCTGTCTCAGCTTATAGTCGTTTAGATGAACTTTTAGAGATTTGTAAAAAATATCACCCTAAAATTGTTGTAGTTCCAAATGAAAAAGCATTGGAATTACAGCAAAGATTCAAGCAAGCAAATATAAATAATATTGAAATTTTGACTGATGAAGCCGGGCTAATTGCTATCGCTGAGCATTCAGAAGTTGATATTGTGATGGCTGCAATTGTAGGTGCAGCAGGGCTATTGCCAACTTTAGCAGCCGTTAAGGCTGGAAAACGCGTATTACTCGCAAATAAAGAAGCGTTAGTGATGTCAGGTGATATCATGATGCAAGCTGCGAAGCGGCATAATGCATTATTGTTACCCGTAGACTCTGAACATAATGCAATTTTTCAATCACTACCACATAACTATTTAGATGCGGAAAGAACAGGGCAACCTCAGTTAGGTGTGTCACGAATCTTATTAACAGCATCTGGTGGTCCATTTCTCAATCATTCATTAGACCAACTATCTAGTGTTACACCTCAGCAAGCCTGTAAGCATCCGAATTGGTCGATGGGGCAAAAGATTTCTGTAGATTCTGCAACCTTAATGAATAAAGGGTTAGAACTGATAGAAGCGTGTCATTTGTTTTCAATATCTGAACATTTTGTTACAGTCGTGATTCACCCACAAAGTATTATTCATTCAATGGTGCAATATGTGGATGGTTCGACTTTGGCACAAATGGGTAATCCAGATATGTGTACACCGATTGCACATGCATTGGCTTGGCCAAAGCGTTTGGCAACAGATGTCCCGGCGTTAAATTTGTTTGATACAGCGCAACTTAACTTTCAGGCGCCTGATATGGTTAAGTTTCCTGCATTAGATTTAGCACGTCAATCGATGCGTGCGGGTGGGTTAGCTCCAACGATCTTGAATGCGGCAAATGAAATTGCAGTCGCTGCATTCTTACAGCGCAGGATCCGATTCATCGAGATTCCTCAAGTCGTTGAGCATACTTTACAGGCTGTACAAAATGCCAAAGCAGAAAATATAGACATCATTTTGCATACTGATATGATCGCTAGACGAGTTGCAGAGTTGTATATTGTGGATATGGGAGGTTAA